A stretch of Priestia aryabhattai DNA encodes these proteins:
- a CDS encoding phospholipase D-like domain-containing protein translates to MIKIALKGLLIILFLYILYVVITAVVLFYVPLKTGEETTSIKPASFFGQSESTDRVRLLEDGYEAGRVRIQMIQEAEKSIDIAYYSIGKGESTDLIMAALFKAADRGVHTRVLLDGIANGLRGNRRGVLYALASHPNIEVKYYEPFQLFKPWAWQNRMHDKIMIVDGRLGIIGGRNIGDKYLAKKPPPDFVYDRDVFITNSKYEQDSVMIQMQNYINELWAHPYTKKAFHHLTQYQVDQGKEMKALLLQQYGKAKQVGEQFATPKINWNASTVPTKRVSFIHNPIERFNKRPFMWKTFINLAEGAKRSVLIQSPYVVPTNAMSKYTAMKKKPAVQWTLLTNSVTSTPNVLAFSGYISMRDTIMKTGVKLYEYQGPYSIHAKSVIYDQRLSAVGSFNLDSRSTFLNNESVVIIDSQEFAKELKVAMENKMDKSILIANHKRWIKSPDVQKKEEPAMKRTLLYTLAKVTRFFKEFI, encoded by the coding sequence ATGATAAAAATAGCACTTAAAGGATTACTTATTATTTTATTTTTATATATTTTGTATGTGGTTATAACAGCAGTTGTTCTCTTTTATGTACCTTTAAAAACAGGAGAGGAAACGACTTCAATTAAACCGGCCAGCTTTTTTGGCCAGAGTGAGTCCACGGACCGAGTGAGACTTCTTGAAGATGGGTATGAGGCAGGAAGAGTTCGTATTCAAATGATTCAAGAAGCTGAGAAATCGATTGATATTGCTTATTACTCAATAGGAAAAGGAGAGTCCACAGATTTAATTATGGCCGCTCTTTTTAAAGCAGCTGATCGAGGCGTCCATACTCGCGTTCTTTTAGATGGGATAGCTAACGGCTTACGAGGGAATCGAAGAGGCGTGCTCTACGCATTAGCTTCACATCCTAATATCGAAGTGAAATATTACGAACCATTTCAATTGTTTAAACCTTGGGCGTGGCAAAATCGTATGCATGACAAAATAATGATTGTAGACGGGCGACTAGGTATAATAGGAGGACGGAATATAGGGGACAAGTATTTAGCTAAAAAGCCTCCTCCAGACTTCGTCTATGACCGTGATGTCTTTATTACAAACAGCAAATACGAGCAAGATAGCGTCATGATTCAAATGCAAAATTATATAAACGAATTATGGGCTCATCCTTACACCAAAAAAGCTTTTCATCATCTCACGCAGTACCAGGTCGATCAGGGAAAGGAAATGAAAGCTTTGCTACTGCAGCAATATGGTAAAGCTAAGCAAGTAGGAGAACAGTTTGCGACTCCTAAAATTAATTGGAATGCTTCCACCGTTCCTACAAAGCGTGTTTCTTTTATTCATAATCCAATTGAACGCTTTAATAAAAGACCTTTTATGTGGAAAACGTTTATTAATCTGGCAGAAGGAGCTAAACGCTCTGTTCTTATTCAAAGTCCTTATGTGGTGCCAACCAATGCGATGAGCAAGTATACAGCCATGAAAAAGAAGCCAGCCGTTCAATGGACGCTACTCACAAATTCAGTTACATCTACGCCCAATGTGTTGGCTTTTTCCGGGTATATAAGTATGCGGGATACGATTATGAAGACAGGTGTAAAGCTTTACGAATACCAAGGACCTTATTCGATCCATGCAAAGTCTGTGATTTATGATCAAAGACTCAGCGCCGTAGGCTCTTTTAATTTAGATTCCCGTTCTACATTTTTGAATAATGAATCCGTGGTTATTATTGATAGTCAAGAATTTGCAAAAGAGTTGAAGGTGGCGATGGAAAACAAAATGGATAAAAGTATCCTTATAGCCAATCACAAGCGATGGATTAAATCTCCTGACGTTCAAAAGAAAGAAGAACCTGCTATGAAGCGAACCTTACTGTACACCCTTGCAAAAGTGACAAGGTTTTTTAAGGAATTTATTTAA
- a CDS encoding GNAT family N-acetyltransferase, giving the protein MKPDAAYKKAYMSFYNEWKESGEKMIPWVIAKDPAYFEEMVQELVDAEKGIGLKKGYVPDSTYWLMHNERVIGVVNIRHKLSEILRNSGGHIGYGIRPSERQKGYAKLLLKLSLQEIKKLGVQRALVVCDDWNTASRQTILANGGIQDEDYIEEDGAVVQRFWIHTDKMV; this is encoded by the coding sequence ATGAAACCAGATGCAGCTTATAAAAAGGCTTATATGAGTTTTTATAATGAATGGAAAGAAAGCGGAGAAAAAATGATTCCGTGGGTAATTGCTAAAGACCCTGCTTACTTTGAAGAAATGGTTCAAGAGTTAGTAGATGCGGAAAAAGGGATCGGATTAAAAAAAGGATATGTGCCCGATTCCACCTATTGGCTAATGCATAATGAGAGAGTGATAGGAGTAGTTAATATTCGTCATAAACTAAGTGAAATACTTCGAAACAGCGGAGGGCATATAGGTTATGGTATTCGGCCGAGCGAAAGACAAAAAGGATATGCGAAGCTGCTATTAAAGTTATCTCTTCAAGAAATCAAAAAGCTGGGAGTTCAACGGGCATTAGTTGTGTGCGATGATTGGAACACCGCTTCTCGTCAAACTATTTTGGCAAACGGTGGTATACAGGACGAAGATTATATAGAAGAGGACGGAGCTGTTGTTCAACGCTTTTGGATTCATACGGATAAAATGGTATAA
- a CDS encoding phospholipase has product MIMSVPNKRKATPCLFPGYKWCGPGCSGPGCPVNDVDCCCKYHDLCYEDYGSCRSCDEQFLDCLCSKANPYSLKGRQAYAMYTYMRLKLALKQYD; this is encoded by the coding sequence ATGATTATGTCTGTTCCGAACAAACGGAAAGCCACGCCCTGCCTTTTCCCCGGCTATAAATGGTGTGGTCCCGGATGCAGTGGTCCCGGATGTCCTGTAAATGATGTAGACTGCTGTTGCAAATACCATGATTTATGCTATGAAGATTACGGTTCATGCCGCTCATGTGATGAGCAATTTCTTGACTGTCTTTGCTCCAAAGCAAACCCGTACAGTTTAAAAGGAAGACAGGCATACGCCATGTATACCTATATGCGGCTAAAGTTAGCTTTAAAACAATATGACTAA
- a CDS encoding MarR family winged helix-turn-helix transcriptional regulator, with the protein MQEKNSIELIEYELTTFIRRAVYLDNSENKIGNLERSAYLLLRQLDEFGPARVKELAEAFKLDISTLSRQAAALENKKLISRSSDPSDGRVSLFNITTRGKQMLQTDKQMRLERYHSMLKKWSSEEKELFGKLLMRMNDAFID; encoded by the coding sequence ATGCAAGAAAAGAATTCAATTGAATTGATTGAATATGAACTTACTACCTTTATTAGACGAGCTGTCTATCTTGATAATTCCGAAAATAAAATAGGAAATTTAGAAAGATCAGCTTATTTATTATTACGGCAATTAGATGAATTTGGACCAGCTCGTGTAAAAGAACTAGCAGAAGCATTTAAACTGGACATTTCAACTCTTTCTAGACAAGCTGCCGCTTTAGAAAATAAAAAGCTTATTTCCCGCTCCTCTGATCCTTCGGATGGACGCGTCAGCCTATTTAACATCACAACACGTGGGAAACAAATGCTGCAAACCGATAAACAAATGCGTCTTGAACGCTATCATAGTATGTTAAAGAAATGGTCAAGTGAAGAAAAGGAGCTGTTTGGCAAACTATTAATGCGGATGAATGACGCATTTATCGATTAA
- a CDS encoding CidA/LrgA family protein has translation MKVIRIILQIAILYAFSMIGEAVHHMLHLPIPGSIIGLILMLICLTCKVVPIKVVEDGASFLLSFLPLLFIPAMAGVMNYPSLLSSSGVILFLIIVLSTIVTMAAAGTASQLLEKKANKRKEKQQCKNSLSRSL, from the coding sequence ATGAAAGTGATACGAATCATTTTACAAATCGCGATTCTTTATGCTTTTTCTATGATTGGCGAAGCCGTTCACCATATGCTTCACCTGCCTATTCCAGGCAGTATTATAGGCTTAATTTTAATGCTCATTTGCTTAACGTGCAAAGTTGTTCCCATCAAAGTGGTTGAAGACGGAGCAAGTTTCTTGTTATCTTTTTTACCGCTATTATTCATACCAGCTATGGCAGGGGTGATGAATTATCCGTCGCTTCTTTCAAGCAGCGGAGTGATTTTATTTTTAATCATTGTACTTAGTACCATCGTTACGATGGCCGCCGCAGGGACTGCGAGCCAACTTTTGGAAAAGAAAGCGAACAAACGAAAGGAGAAACAACAGTGCAAGAATTCTTTATCGCGATCTCTATAA
- a CDS encoding LrgB family protein, producing the protein MQEFFIAISIIIATVALYLVMAKVYVRFSYPILIPVLTTTVFVILLLLAFHVSYDEYMIGGKWINSLLGPAVVALAYPLYKQREMLVKYSIPIIGGVFVGLFAGMISGLVFAEVFGIDRSLILSIIPKSITTPVAIQIATGLGGVPSMTVVFVMIAGFSGVILGPLLLKWIRIKSSLGKGIALGSASHALGTSKAFEYGELTVSMSSVSMTLSAVLGSVFGPIVVWLFQV; encoded by the coding sequence GTGCAAGAATTCTTTATCGCGATCTCTATAATCATAGCTACAGTTGCTCTGTATCTAGTCATGGCAAAAGTATACGTACGATTTTCCTACCCAATTCTTATTCCAGTTTTAACTACAACCGTATTCGTTATTCTTCTTTTGCTTGCTTTTCATGTTTCCTATGATGAGTATATGATTGGAGGCAAATGGATTAATTCACTTCTAGGACCAGCGGTTGTTGCATTAGCGTATCCACTGTATAAACAGCGTGAGATGCTAGTAAAATACAGCATTCCTATTATTGGAGGAGTGTTTGTAGGGTTATTTGCAGGCATGATCAGTGGGCTTGTGTTCGCTGAAGTATTCGGCATTGATCGAAGCCTGATTTTATCCATTATTCCTAAGTCCATTACCACTCCGGTTGCGATTCAAATTGCCACGGGACTAGGGGGCGTTCCATCCATGACCGTGGTATTTGTTATGATTGCAGGTTTTTCGGGAGTAATCCTTGGACCTTTACTTTTAAAGTGGATTCGTATTAAGAGTTCTTTAGGAAAAGGAATTGCACTAGGCAGCGCTTCTCACGCCTTAGGAACTTCTAAAGCATTTGAATACGGTGAACTAACAGTATCGATGAGCTCAGTATCAATGACGTTAAGCGCTGTACTAGGCTCGGTTTTTGGGCCGATTGTTGTCTGGCTATTTCAAGTATAA
- a CDS encoding STAS domain-containing protein has protein sequence MYIGKKILEHKYSLSEKLAERLDSTHTLSPEELKEKQILKWRVSIMEYFGRLLFEEQEAVLKLVKEWALETGKYAVEKNIPLEKALGTLPIYRSVMWDVFTRELEEHQFAAITMLHVSDRIDPLLDTVTCVFGQIYDEHNRYMMNLAYTSLEELSVPLVPVTKGIAIMPIIGEIDTHRSQVIMETCLKKGTSLQLSYLILDISGVVIIDTMVADNLFKIHQSLKLAGVETIITGIRPEIAQTVVKLGIDFNQIKTEANLEAALLKIGFRRPEEHSRTHLSPRRIK, from the coding sequence GTGTATATAGGAAAAAAGATTCTTGAACATAAATATAGCTTGTCAGAAAAATTAGCCGAACGTTTAGATTCTACACATACGCTAAGTCCAGAGGAATTGAAAGAAAAGCAAATTTTGAAGTGGCGAGTGTCAATTATGGAGTATTTTGGAAGATTACTATTTGAAGAACAAGAGGCTGTACTTAAACTTGTTAAAGAATGGGCACTAGAGACAGGTAAATATGCAGTGGAAAAAAATATTCCTTTAGAAAAAGCACTAGGTACCCTTCCAATCTATCGCAGCGTTATGTGGGATGTATTTACAAGAGAACTAGAGGAGCATCAGTTTGCTGCAATTACCATGCTGCATGTCAGTGATCGAATTGATCCTCTTTTAGATACGGTGACATGTGTTTTTGGTCAAATTTACGACGAGCATAATCGATATATGATGAATTTAGCTTATACGTCATTAGAAGAACTTTCAGTTCCGCTCGTACCCGTTACAAAAGGTATAGCCATTATGCCAATTATTGGAGAAATTGATACTCATCGCTCGCAAGTTATTATGGAGACCTGTCTGAAAAAAGGGACAAGCCTTCAGTTATCTTATCTTATTTTAGATATCTCCGGTGTCGTGATTATCGATACAATGGTAGCAGACAATCTTTTCAAAATTCATCAATCTCTCAAATTGGCAGGAGTAGAAACTATTATAACGGGGATACGACCGGAAATTGCCCAAACGGTGGTAAAACTGGGAATTGATTTTAATCAAATTAAAACAGAAGCAAATTTAGAAGCAGCCCTTTTGAAAATTGGGTTTAGACGTCCTGAAGAACATAGCCGCACGCATTTGTCACCACGTCGGATAAAATGA
- a CDS encoding GNAT family N-acetyltransferase: MIQVKDIYGNLPTLETERLRLRKVTKKDVRDMFEYASNEKVSRYVNWEKHRKLQDTKEFVSFVLKQYSNHTISPWAMEIKALKKCIGTIDFVTWNPTHRIAEIGYAISEAYWNKGFVTEAAEKVIAFGFEEMDLVRIQARCFVENAASEKVMKKIGMSYEGTIRKAMFIKGAHQDLKLYSILREEYIRNA, encoded by the coding sequence ATGATTCAAGTAAAAGATATATACGGAAATTTACCCACACTAGAAACAGAAAGACTCCGCTTGCGGAAAGTTACAAAAAAAGATGTGCGCGATATGTTTGAATATGCCTCAAATGAAAAGGTAAGCAGATATGTAAATTGGGAAAAACACCGAAAGCTTCAAGATACAAAAGAGTTTGTTTCCTTCGTTTTAAAGCAATATAGCAACCACACCATTTCTCCTTGGGCTATGGAAATCAAAGCCTTGAAAAAATGTATTGGCACTATTGACTTTGTCACTTGGAACCCTACTCATCGCATTGCGGAAATTGGCTACGCGATTTCCGAAGCTTATTGGAATAAGGGATTTGTTACTGAGGCAGCTGAAAAAGTAATTGCGTTTGGATTTGAAGAAATGGATTTAGTCCGCATTCAAGCGAGGTGCTTTGTTGAAAATGCTGCATCTGAGAAAGTGATGAAAAAAATCGGCATGTCTTATGAAGGAACGATTCGAAAAGCCATGTTTATTAAGGGAGCTCATCAAGACTTAAAGTTATATTCAATCTTGCGAGAAGAGTATATACGTAACGCTTAG